The following are encoded together in the Methanosarcina flavescens genome:
- the engB gene encoding GTP-binding protein EngB, with amino-acid sequence MEISKIAAESEISFEIIFVGRSNVGKSSLLRELFGAKVRVGKRPGVTLRPTYIQISDLLITDMPGFGFMSGVKDRKQDIIKDKTVHYIEDNAERIKLGVLVIDGPALPQIVDRWDSRNQIPIDVEMFDFLREVGIDTIIAANKMDKVKESEYDSLLDKIAVRLGLEPPWQNWKHIIAPISAKKGDLKALKGLLRDRLHEMKRDDLFKYF; translated from the coding sequence ATGGAAATAAGTAAAATCGCAGCTGAAAGCGAAATAAGCTTTGAGATAATATTTGTGGGACGCTCAAACGTGGGCAAATCCTCCCTGCTTAGGGAACTCTTCGGGGCGAAGGTAAGGGTTGGAAAACGCCCGGGGGTTACCCTTCGCCCTACATATATCCAGATTTCGGACCTGCTTATCACGGATATGCCGGGCTTCGGCTTCATGAGCGGAGTAAAAGACCGAAAACAGGACATCATAAAAGATAAAACTGTGCATTATATCGAAGACAACGCCGAAAGAATAAAACTCGGAGTGCTTGTAATAGACGGTCCTGCTCTCCCGCAGATTGTGGATCGCTGGGATTCAAGGAACCAGATTCCGATAGACGTCGAGATGTTCGATTTCCTGAGGGAAGTCGGGATTGACACCATTATCGCCGCAAACAAGATGGATAAGGTAAAAGAAAGCGAGTACGATTCCCTCCTTGACAAGATTGCAGTTCGGCTCGGGCTTGAGCCGCCCTGGCAGAACTGGAAGCATATAATAGCCCCTATCAGCGCGAAAAAAGGAGACCTGAAAGCCTTAAAGGGCTTGCTTCGGGACAGGCTGCACGAAATGAAAAGGGATGACCTGTTCAAGTATTTTTAA